A window from Aerosakkonema funiforme FACHB-1375 encodes these proteins:
- a CDS encoding NADAR family protein: protein MTAWIKNWFSNMESLEKPIIVDGIEYPTVENFYAASKTLDVQQKRKIATLTPSVAKKYARTIPLRFDWEEVKLAIMLIGLMQKFYPGSNWHKELMETRGEELLELNNWHDIVWGVPANIAPGGQNNSKFKIQNSKNGQGKAIPTGHQGNNWLGRLLMFIRDEPLLWQNFSNNAAEWERQKYLVETQEWLLRNPNFPSVPNMSNLKGKIIDNGTLPSQRLKVVISGSRTVAQLPAEAIIRIEKIMELGAKILIGDCFGADYLVQTFLKQSGYSRVTVYHTGNSPRNNAGFASVGVNGSYTQRDRIMCSIADYGLAIIKDNSPGTLKNIQRMPGKVRLIQV, encoded by the coding sequence ATGACTGCGTGGATAAAAAACTGGTTCAGCAATATGGAGAGCTTAGAAAAACCTATCATTGTTGATGGTATTGAATATCCAACAGTGGAAAATTTCTACGCCGCCTCCAAAACTTTGGATGTTCAACAAAAGCGTAAAATTGCCACACTTACACCATCAGTCGCTAAAAAATATGCTCGGACTATCCCATTACGTTTTGATTGGGAAGAAGTTAAGTTGGCCATCATGCTTATTGGATTAATGCAGAAATTTTATCCTGGCAGTAATTGGCACAAAGAATTGATGGAAACAAGGGGAGAAGAGTTGCTGGAATTAAACAACTGGCACGATATTGTTTGGGGCGTACCAGCTAATATTGCTCCGGGGGGTCAAAACAATTCAAAATTCAAAATTCAAAATTCAAAAAATGGTCAAGGAAAAGCTATTCCAACTGGGCACCAGGGAAATAATTGGTTAGGGCGATTGTTGATGTTTATTCGCGATGAACCATTGCTCTGGCAAAACTTTAGTAATAATGCAGCAGAATGGGAGCGACAAAAATACTTAGTAGAAACTCAAGAGTGGCTATTGAGGAATCCTAATTTCCCCTCAGTACCTAATATGTCTAACTTGAAGGGAAAAATCATCGATAATGGTACTCTACCTAGCCAACGCTTGAAAGTAGTTATTAGTGGTTCTCGTACTGTGGCACAACTACCCGCAGAAGCTATTATCCGCATTGAGAAAATTATGGAACTGGGTGCTAAAATTTTGATTGGTGATTGCTTTGGGGCAGATTATTTGGTGCAAACTTTTCTCAAACAATCTGGGTATAGCCGAGTAACTGTTTACCACACAGGCAATTCACCTAGAAATAATGCTGGATTTGCTAGTGTGGGAGTAAATGGTTCTTATACACAGCGCGATCGCATAATGTGTTCTATTGCAGATTATGGTTTGGCGATCATTAAGGATAACTCTCCTGGTACGCTCAAAAATATCCAAAGGATGCCTGGAAAAGTTAGATTGATTCAAGTTTAA